One part of the Malus sylvestris chromosome 2, drMalSylv7.2, whole genome shotgun sequence genome encodes these proteins:
- the LOC126594243 gene encoding probable protein ABIL5: protein MEEEMQSNSKSPSGRGQESEAESKDIASFDRSLQELRDLRSQLHYAADYCESTFLKSKEKKVVMENTKEYICRAVVTVVDHLGCVSANLNGLISETNTFSEAEIRIDCLKQRMFLCEQYTHKFSLPRVRWKDIIPQHKARFLSAATKEAEKPNDDLRAIPGNPASRKTIDKQELGKDVAMPLFLYTSSHKPSSSKGENNSVLVPVHDGLSILSRGPNPTFHFQESRKITGRLKKSGHSNDILALVRRAKRTV, encoded by the exons ATGGAGGAGGAGATGCAGAGCAACTCCAAATCCCCTTCAGGGAGAGGGCAAGAATCAGAGGCAGAGTCTAAGGACATTGCGAGCTTTGATAGGTCTCTTCAG GAACTAAGAGACCTGCGCTCACAACTTCACTATGCTGCTGACTACTGTGAATCAACCTTCCTAAAGTCCAAAGAAAAGAAAGT TGTGATGGAAAACACCAAAGAGTACATATGCAGAGCTGTGGTGACTGTTGTCGATCATCTTGGATGCGTTTCTGCCAACCTCAACGGCCTCATTTCCGAAACTAACACATTTTCGGAGGCTGAGATTCGAATTGACTGCCTCAAACAA AGGATGTTCTTATGTGAACAATACACCCACAAATTTTCTCTGCCTAGAGTCCGATGGAAGGACATTATCCCGCAGCATAAAGCACGGTTTTTATCTGCAG CTACcaaagaagctgagaaacccaATGACGATTTGAG GGCTATTCCAGGAAATCCAGCCTCTCGTAAAACCATTGACAAGCAAGAACTTGGCAAAGATGTAGCAATGCCACTTTTCTTGTACACCTCGTCTCACAAACCGTCATCCTCCAAGGGTGAAAACAATTCAGTTTTAG TGCCAGTCCATGATGGCCTCTCAATCCTGTCTAGAGGTCCAAACCCTACATTTCATTTCCAG GAATCTCGGAAGATTACTGGCCGCCTCAAGAAATCTGGGCACAGTAATGACATCTTGGCACTTGTTAGACGAGCAAAAAGAACGGTatga